GCTAAGCCCCTCTCGTTGCAACTATTTTTATCCCTTCCCACTCGGCAACGACGTCCCCAATTTTTACGGGGGCCTTTAATTTTAGGTTTGCCAGGAATTTCATAAGCTTGGGTATCTTTTCTTTCGGGACAGGTTCGGCAGTTTTGACGCTCACCGTTGGAAGGGCACCGCCTTCAACAGGAACAACGCTCATCACTACCCGCTTGGGGTTTGTAACCTCCTGTATTGCCCATTCCTTTCCTCTGGGGCATGTACAACCCCTGACATCCTTAATCTTCCCGTTCTCAACTTCGACTTCGATAGCACAGCCGAGTGGGCAGACTATACAGGTGAAGCGATAAATCATGCCTTCACCACCTCCACGGTGAGCCTCTCTGCCTTCCTGATTTCCTCTGCTTTGAGCCTTATCCTGAGCATCTCAGCGGGCTTAACCACGGGAAGCCTTATCCTCTTGTCTACCTCTGGAATCCTGAGCTCAACGTTTTCCATTGGCCTTGTAACGCGGAGGTATAGGTAAACGTCCCTTTCTCCGCTCAGGTAGTGGGGAACGA
This genomic interval from Thermococcus sp. contains the following:
- a CDS encoding DUF1667 domain-containing protein — protein: MIYRFTCIVCPLGCAIEVEVENGKIKDVRGCTCPRGKEWAIQEVTNPKRVVMSVVPVEGGALPTVSVKTAEPVPKEKIPKLMKFLANLKLKAPVKIGDVVAEWEGIKIVATRGA